From one Natrinema saccharevitans genomic stretch:
- a CDS encoding ArsR/SmtB family transcription factor, which produces MTDSVPESTRQTLDRLYENPENRLTSLFELAPDDERVESQLTMFKALANQHRIRILEALRDGELCACELQVVLDAPQSTVASHLRELKDAGLVKTRRQGKWTYYRIGDTAVLQLLDIADALTEEPV; this is translated from the coding sequence ATGACTGACTCAGTACCCGAATCGACGCGACAAACGCTGGATCGACTGTACGAGAACCCGGAAAATCGACTGACGTCGCTGTTCGAACTCGCTCCGGACGACGAACGGGTGGAAAGCCAGCTCACGATGTTCAAAGCGCTGGCGAACCAACACCGGATTCGCATCCTCGAAGCCCTCAGGGATGGCGAACTCTGTGCGTGTGAGCTACAGGTCGTCCTTGATGCCCCACAATCGACGGTCGCGAGCCACCTCCGAGAACTCAAAGACGCTGGCCTCGTCAAAACACGCCGGCAGGGGAAGTGGACCTACTACCGCATCGGTGATACAGCTGTCCTGCAATTACTCGATATCGCGGACGCACTGACAGAAGAGCCCGTATAG
- a CDS encoding zinc ribbon domain-containing protein, with translation MSAITGVGAYAPRFRITSDAFEEAWGQFHAAGVTQKAVPAADEDALTMGYEAATRALEAAETDPADIDWLAFAASRPPEAEEDLTARLGAMLALSESATRHAFTGSTRAGTRALWAGLDALEADATTALVVAADAPQGDPDDGIDHAAGAGSAAFVLEREGPAEIVDRAEYAAPYPGTRFRDTGEDETQGLGITQYDRQAFTETIGGAVSGLEVDPEPDAAAIQAPDGKLPYRAAGAAGVGTDEIQAAATVHDLGDTGAASVPLSLATALEDGDESVLAVSHGSGAGADALVVAADGDVPAVTALEGADPLSYAEYLRQRGVVTTGPPSGGGAYVSVPSWRRSLPQRYRLEAGRCSACGALSFPPEGACDDCGALAEYDPVELAGEGTIEAVTTISQGGAPPEFAEQQAKSGDYAAAIVALETDGGDETVSAPAMGTDADPDAFGVGDRIQTTIRRIYTQEGVTRYGFKIRPAGD, from the coding sequence ATGAGCGCGATCACCGGCGTCGGCGCGTACGCGCCCCGGTTCCGCATCACCAGCGACGCCTTCGAGGAAGCCTGGGGCCAGTTCCACGCCGCCGGCGTCACCCAGAAGGCCGTCCCCGCCGCCGACGAGGACGCCCTCACCATGGGCTACGAGGCCGCGACCCGCGCGCTCGAGGCGGCCGAGACCGATCCCGCCGACATCGACTGGCTGGCATTCGCCGCCTCGCGGCCGCCCGAAGCAGAGGAGGACCTGACCGCCCGACTCGGCGCGATGCTGGCGCTTTCGGAGTCGGCGACCCGCCACGCGTTCACCGGCAGCACCCGCGCCGGCACCCGCGCGCTCTGGGCCGGCCTCGACGCCCTCGAGGCCGACGCGACGACCGCGCTCGTCGTCGCCGCCGACGCGCCGCAGGGTGACCCCGACGACGGGATCGACCACGCCGCCGGGGCCGGCAGCGCCGCGTTCGTCCTCGAGCGCGAGGGCCCCGCCGAAATCGTCGATCGGGCGGAATACGCCGCGCCGTATCCGGGCACCCGGTTCCGCGACACCGGCGAGGACGAGACCCAGGGGCTCGGTATCACCCAGTACGACCGGCAGGCCTTCACCGAAACGATCGGCGGTGCCGTCTCCGGCCTCGAGGTCGACCCCGAACCGGACGCGGCCGCGATCCAGGCTCCCGACGGGAAGCTTCCCTACCGCGCGGCCGGCGCGGCCGGCGTCGGCACCGACGAGATTCAGGCCGCCGCGACGGTCCACGACCTGGGCGATACCGGCGCGGCGAGCGTGCCGCTGTCGCTCGCGACCGCGCTCGAGGACGGCGACGAGTCCGTCCTCGCGGTCTCCCACGGCAGCGGCGCGGGCGCCGACGCTCTGGTCGTCGCCGCCGACGGCGACGTGCCGGCCGTGACCGCCCTCGAGGGGGCGGATCCGCTCTCGTACGCGGAGTACCTGCGCCAGCGCGGGGTCGTGACCACCGGCCCGCCGTCGGGCGGCGGCGCCTACGTCAGCGTCCCCTCCTGGCGACGCTCGCTTCCCCAGCGCTACCGGCTCGAGGCCGGCCGCTGTTCGGCGTGCGGTGCGCTGTCGTTCCCGCCGGAGGGCGCGTGTGACGACTGCGGCGCGCTCGCCGAGTACGACCCCGTCGAACTCGCGGGCGAGGGGACCATCGAGGCCGTCACGACCATCTCTCAGGGCGGCGCGCCGCCCGAGTTCGCCGAACAGCAGGCCAAATCCGGCGACTACGCGGCCGCGATCGTCGCGCTCGAAACCGATGGCGGCGACGAGACCGTCAGCGCCCCGGCGATGGGCACCGACGCGGACCCCGACGCGTTCGGCGTCGGTGACCGTATCCAGACGACGATTCGCCGGATCTACACGCAAGAAGGCGTCACTCGCTACGGCTTCAAGATCCGGCCCGCAGGTGATTAG
- a CDS encoding thiolase domain-containing protein yields MRDAYLVGAGQSDYGAFPSESYRSLFRTAFDAATDSVPKGLEADDVDEAFVGNLGVGGRQLGLSGPAVTEHVGLEGVPTTRVENACAASGFAVRQAVQAVKSGMADVALAGGFEVMSDMSSDATKYWLGVSGETEWERLSGTTFSGVYAQMASVHMERYGTTREHLSRVAVKNHENGAKNPHAQLGFECSLEDAQSAPVVADPLNLYHCCPTSDGAACALIVSEDVVDEYTDDPIRVAGVGAGSDTVGLFQRDTYTGIPASQRAGEQAYEMAGLEPDDLDFAEVHDCFAIAELLAYEDLGFCETGEAGQLIESGATELGGDLPVNTSGGLKSKGHPIGATGAGQVVEAYKQLSGEAGERQVENPTRGLTHNVGGSGGAAVVHVFEREERSSSRNSSAHRAREKEQEVEA; encoded by the coding sequence ATGCGAGATGCGTATCTCGTCGGCGCGGGGCAGTCGGACTACGGAGCCTTCCCCTCGGAGAGCTACCGGTCCCTGTTCCGCACGGCGTTCGACGCGGCGACGGACAGCGTACCGAAGGGACTCGAGGCCGACGACGTCGACGAGGCGTTCGTCGGGAACCTCGGGGTCGGCGGCCGCCAGCTGGGCCTCTCCGGGCCCGCGGTAACCGAACACGTCGGCCTCGAGGGGGTGCCGACGACGCGGGTCGAAAACGCCTGTGCGGCCAGCGGCTTCGCGGTACGACAGGCGGTGCAGGCCGTCAAGTCGGGGATGGCCGACGTCGCCCTCGCCGGCGGCTTCGAGGTCATGTCCGACATGAGTTCGGACGCGACCAAGTACTGGCTCGGCGTCTCGGGGGAAACCGAGTGGGAGCGCCTTTCCGGCACGACCTTCTCGGGCGTCTACGCCCAGATGGCCTCGGTCCACATGGAACGGTACGGCACCACGCGCGAACACCTCTCGCGGGTCGCCGTCAAGAACCACGAAAACGGCGCCAAAAACCCCCACGCGCAACTCGGCTTCGAGTGCTCGCTCGAGGACGCCCAGTCGGCGCCGGTCGTCGCGGACCCGCTGAACCTCTATCACTGCTGTCCGACCTCCGACGGGGCGGCCTGTGCGCTGATCGTCAGCGAGGACGTGGTCGACGAGTACACGGACGATCCGATCCGGGTCGCCGGCGTCGGCGCCGGAAGCGACACCGTCGGGCTCTTCCAGCGCGACACCTACACCGGCATTCCGGCCAGCCAGCGGGCCGGCGAGCAGGCCTACGAGATGGCCGGCCTCGAGCCCGACGACCTCGACTTCGCGGAGGTCCACGACTGCTTTGCCATCGCCGAACTGCTGGCCTACGAGGACCTCGGCTTCTGTGAGACCGGCGAGGCCGGCCAACTGATCGAGTCCGGCGCGACCGAACTCGGCGGCGACCTCCCCGTCAACACTTCGGGCGGCCTCAAGTCCAAGGGCCACCCCATCGGCGCGACCGGCGCCGGACAGGTCGTCGAAGCCTACAAACAGCTCTCCGGCGAGGCCGGCGAGCGACAGGTCGAGAACCCGACCCGCGGGCTGACCCACAACGTCGGCGGCAGCGGTGGTGCCGCCGTCGTTCACGTCTTTGAGCGCGAGGAGCGTAGCTCCTCGAGGAACTCGAGCGCACATCGTGCGCGAGAGAAGGAACAGGAGGTGGAAGCATGA
- a CDS encoding universal stress protein, which produces MYQVVIPIDTNEERAMHAVDEGSRVTSDELYDPDDLPTAVRVARDELEDIGIETEVVRRHGDPADEIIEYADSVDADVLVVPTRKRSPVGKAVFGSVTQDVILETNRPVTVV; this is translated from the coding sequence ATGTATCAGGTAGTCATTCCTATCGACACGAACGAAGAGCGAGCGATGCACGCCGTCGACGAGGGTAGTCGAGTAACGTCCGATGAGCTATATGATCCCGACGACCTTCCGACGGCTGTGAGAGTCGCGCGCGACGAACTCGAGGACATCGGAATCGAGACCGAAGTCGTCCGTCGTCACGGCGACCCTGCCGACGAGATTATCGAATACGCCGACTCGGTAGACGCGGACGTCCTGGTCGTCCCCACCCGCAAGCGCTCGCCCGTCGGCAAAGCGGTGTTCGGCAGCGTTACACAGGACGTGATCCTCGAGACGAATCGGCCCGTCACAGTCGTATAA
- a CDS encoding thiamine pyrophosphate-binding protein gives MDVSQAVIERLTANGIETVFGIPGKQTLPLNEAIGTRDDIRFVVARHETAVSHEAWGYAETSGKIAATAVIPGPGDMNAMNGLKNALNDCTPMIHIAVETDPEIRGGDGIHETPPNTYDNVVKENLLVEHPESTIAVLEEAIAIAETQPKGPVRIGIPKNFLKMDVPLATPAEYSRESVSGVAARDVEAAAESLVAADDPVIVAGGGVRTAAAGDELRRVADRLGAPVVTTYKGKGVLPDGDGGYVAGSLSGSASPELLELLATADAALAVGTDFDAVATRAWDVDVPETLVHVTLEPDDLGTGYEPTVGIVADAAAALSSLEDALADREVDANDAVDRASAVREATSDRLEDLRVSSPPITSVSALETARAAIPDEAVVAVDAGGFRVWGLNVFEAAGPRSYVNPGSWATMGTGLPSGIGAKLANPDDDVVVLTGDGGLMMCVHELHTAVSEGLPLTVVVFVNEDYAIISDDAGRNYDLSNGEYQWTNAPIDFSTLATSLGMRAEHAETPAEIEETLASAIEADEPVLIEVPTDPREPQASDWMSE, from the coding sequence ATGGACGTCAGCCAAGCAGTCATCGAGCGACTGACAGCGAACGGGATCGAGACGGTGTTCGGAATCCCCGGGAAGCAGACGCTGCCACTGAACGAAGCGATCGGAACACGAGACGATATTCGGTTCGTCGTGGCTCGTCACGAGACCGCCGTCTCTCACGAGGCGTGGGGATACGCGGAAACCAGCGGGAAAATCGCGGCCACGGCCGTCATCCCCGGCCCCGGGGATATGAACGCCATGAACGGGTTGAAAAACGCGCTCAACGACTGTACGCCGATGATCCACATCGCCGTCGAAACCGACCCCGAGATTCGCGGTGGTGACGGAATCCACGAAACGCCACCGAACACCTACGACAACGTTGTCAAAGAGAACCTGCTCGTCGAACATCCCGAAAGCACGATCGCCGTCCTCGAGGAAGCGATCGCGATCGCGGAGACCCAACCGAAGGGACCGGTCCGGATCGGTATCCCGAAGAACTTCCTGAAGATGGACGTTCCGCTCGCAACGCCGGCCGAGTACAGCCGCGAATCGGTATCGGGCGTCGCAGCCCGTGACGTCGAGGCGGCCGCCGAATCGCTGGTCGCGGCCGACGACCCGGTGATCGTCGCCGGCGGGGGCGTCCGTACCGCGGCCGCCGGCGACGAACTCCGCCGTGTGGCCGATCGACTCGGTGCGCCCGTGGTCACCACGTACAAGGGCAAAGGCGTCCTCCCCGACGGGGACGGCGGATACGTCGCTGGCAGTCTCTCCGGGAGCGCGTCGCCCGAACTGCTCGAGTTGCTCGCGACCGCCGACGCGGCACTGGCGGTCGGGACGGACTTCGACGCGGTCGCTACCCGCGCGTGGGACGTCGATGTCCCCGAGACCCTCGTCCACGTGACGCTCGAGCCCGACGATCTCGGGACGGGCTACGAACCGACCGTCGGTATCGTCGCCGACGCCGCTGCGGCGCTGTCGTCACTCGAGGACGCGCTCGCGGACCGCGAAGTCGACGCCAACGACGCTGTCGACCGCGCCTCCGCGGTTCGGGAGGCCACCAGTGACCGGCTCGAGGACCTGCGCGTCTCGTCGCCGCCGATCACGTCGGTGAGCGCGCTCGAGACCGCTCGCGCCGCGATCCCGGACGAAGCAGTCGTCGCGGTCGACGCGGGCGGCTTCCGCGTCTGGGGATTGAACGTTTTCGAAGCTGCGGGACCACGATCGTACGTCAACCCCGGTTCGTGGGCAACGATGGGGACCGGCCTGCCGTCGGGAATCGGCGCGAAACTGGCAAACCCCGACGACGACGTCGTCGTCCTGACCGGCGATGGCGGCCTCATGATGTGCGTCCACGAACTTCACACCGCCGTCTCCGAGGGTCTGCCACTGACCGTCGTCGTCTTCGTCAACGAGGACTACGCGATCATCAGCGACGACGCCGGCCGAAACTACGATCTCTCGAACGGTGAATACCAGTGGACGAACGCACCGATCGATTTCTCGACCCTCGCGACGAGCCTCGGAATGCGGGCCGAACACGCCGAGACTCCGGCCGAGATCGAGGAGACACTCGCGTCCGCGATCGAGGCTGACGAACCAGTCCTGATCGAAGTGCCGACGGATCCACGCGAACCGCAGGCCAGCGACTGGATGAGCGAGTAG
- a CDS encoding CaiB/BaiF CoA transferase family protein has protein sequence MQPLEGVTVIDATQALVGPMATQTFGDLGADVIKIERPGHGDLTRAYSPEYEGLSAYFVSLNRNKRSLTLDLTSEEGQTVLHDLIEEADVFMQNFSPGKAEAFGADYETLSALNDDLIYCDVSGYGSNSPYSGKKSFDIILQGEAGMMSVTGTEDQPARVGISICDVSGAMTATYAILTSLYHRQQTGEGQHIELSLFDTSFQWLLYHVTNYFASGEVPQRMGTKHPNLSPYQAIETADSHIVVGVISEGIWPDLCRALGREEWIDDERFATFTDRTENRAELDSRLDDIFAEKTTEEWVDHLRDYDVPCTPVNDVEDVVNDPHIEAHDMIAEMDHPEHGTVKAPANPVNFSSLETTHERAPPDLGEHSAEILGDLGYSPEEIATLESENVI, from the coding sequence ATGCAGCCTCTAGAAGGCGTGACTGTTATCGATGCGACACAGGCACTCGTCGGTCCGATGGCAACACAGACGTTCGGCGACCTCGGAGCCGACGTAATCAAAATCGAGCGGCCGGGACACGGGGATCTCACCCGCGCGTACAGTCCCGAGTACGAGGGGCTGTCAGCGTACTTCGTGAGTCTGAATCGGAACAAGCGAAGCCTCACGCTCGACCTGACGAGCGAGGAGGGACAGACCGTGCTTCACGACCTGATCGAGGAAGCCGACGTCTTCATGCAGAACTTCAGTCCCGGGAAGGCCGAAGCGTTCGGCGCGGACTACGAGACCCTCTCGGCTCTGAACGACGACCTGATATACTGCGACGTGTCCGGTTACGGCTCCAACAGCCCCTATAGCGGGAAGAAATCGTTCGACATCATCCTACAGGGCGAAGCCGGGATGATGAGCGTCACCGGCACCGAAGACCAGCCGGCTCGCGTCGGCATCTCGATCTGTGACGTCTCCGGTGCGATGACGGCAACGTATGCCATCCTGACCTCGCTGTACCACCGCCAACAGACGGGAGAGGGACAACATATCGAACTCTCACTCTTCGATACGAGTTTCCAGTGGCTGCTTTACCACGTGACGAACTACTTCGCCTCCGGCGAGGTACCACAGCGGATGGGAACGAAACACCCCAACCTCTCGCCGTATCAGGCGATCGAAACGGCTGACTCCCATATCGTCGTCGGCGTGATCAGCGAGGGGATCTGGCCCGACCTCTGTCGTGCCCTCGGTCGCGAGGAGTGGATCGACGACGAGCGGTTCGCGACGTTTACGGATCGAACCGAGAATCGAGCGGAACTCGACAGTCGTCTCGACGACATCTTCGCCGAGAAGACGACCGAAGAGTGGGTCGACCATCTCCGAGACTACGACGTCCCCTGTACGCCCGTCAACGACGTCGAGGATGTCGTAAACGATCCACACATCGAGGCTCACGATATGATCGCCGAGATGGACCACCCCGAACACGGAACGGTAAAAGCGCCCGCGAATCCGGTTAACTTCTCTTCACTCGAGACGACACACGAGCGCGCACCGCCGGATCTCGGCGAACACTCGGCGGAGATTCTCGGTGATCTCGGCTACTCGCCGGAAGAGATCGCGACCCTCGAGTCCGAGAACGTGATTTAA
- a CDS encoding TAXI family TRAP transporter solute-binding subunit: MTPTNRRDILKVASGIGAVSLAGCLGGSSNSTSLSVGIPSSSTTTGAASNSFQRVVKEQSGDTEPAGEIRWQNQETGGDPPSLRQFSQGNLQALTAGNFIAASAQEDQPPFAEQPLDTLPNQMFSISSLHMHVLSVNGSGIETTDDLVGSNFWALPPSWGLRQQAEAVFSNAGLWSELQDTDSIVNADTGDVAGLIEEGNIDALIAYGAGFQNLAGWATEVDARADLQLVEFSDSLVEAANDTRGTSHSELDVYGWEQQDFQQDQMDVYGADFQFWLGSDVSRDVGYELARISNENTESIQEGQPAYLDHSDPETMASLYLEDMPVHPGPYDFLEEQGVDMSAYTRGDE; the protein is encoded by the coding sequence ATGACTCCCACCAACAGACGGGACATCCTGAAGGTAGCGAGTGGTATCGGAGCCGTGTCACTGGCCGGCTGTCTCGGCGGCAGCAGCAATTCAACGTCGCTGAGCGTCGGCATCCCGAGTTCGTCGACGACGACCGGCGCGGCAAGCAACTCCTTCCAGCGCGTCGTCAAAGAGCAGTCGGGCGACACCGAACCGGCTGGCGAAATCCGCTGGCAAAATCAAGAAACCGGCGGTGACCCGCCGAGTCTGCGCCAGTTCTCACAGGGGAACCTGCAGGCGCTGACCGCAGGCAACTTCATCGCCGCCTCGGCCCAGGAGGACCAGCCGCCGTTCGCGGAACAGCCGCTGGATACGCTCCCCAACCAGATGTTTTCCATCAGTTCGCTGCACATGCACGTGCTGTCCGTCAACGGGTCGGGCATCGAGACGACCGACGACCTCGTCGGGAGCAATTTCTGGGCGCTACCGCCGTCGTGGGGACTTCGCCAACAGGCCGAGGCCGTCTTCTCGAACGCCGGCCTCTGGAGCGAACTCCAGGACACCGACTCGATCGTCAACGCGGACACGGGCGACGTCGCCGGCCTCATCGAAGAGGGGAACATCGACGCGCTGATCGCGTACGGTGCCGGCTTCCAGAACCTCGCCGGCTGGGCGACCGAAGTCGACGCCCGCGCCGACCTCCAACTCGTCGAGTTCTCCGACAGCCTCGTCGAAGCCGCGAACGACACCCGCGGGACGAGCCACAGCGAACTCGACGTCTACGGCTGGGAACAGCAGGACTTCCAGCAGGACCAGATGGACGTCTACGGCGCGGACTTCCAGTTCTGGCTCGGCAGCGACGTCTCTCGAGACGTCGGCTACGAACTCGCGCGGATCAGCAACGAGAACACCGAGTCGATTCAGGAGGGCCAGCCGGCGTACCTCGATCACAGCGATCCCGAGACGATGGCCTCGCTGTACCTCGAGGACATGCCGGTCCACCCGGGTCCGTACGACTTCCTCGAGGAACAGGGCGTCGACATGAGTGCCTACACGCGCGGCGACGAATAG
- a CDS encoding TRAP transporter permease — MSETQSEPPVWSPFDLRREHLLNNFVTVVALLFWARVLLYALNQQVPRPKYGVAFLAGGVLIYVLDELRTLERGNRLERLGLWICAVVGTAVPAYVWLHYDVLETQRIGYALGYEYIIGGLFGLVVLYLTYRSFGAAFAGVVIASILYAYFGNLITGLLSHGGIAAEQIINVLTMEFDGFFGSITQVVAVKVALFLLYAGLMRGYGAFDLIMRLSFRTAKYLRSGVAQSAVISSLIVGSINGAQTANAAMTGSFTIPLMKESGMRSDSAGGIEAVASSGGQIMPPVMGAAAFVMASLIPSIGYVDVLVAGVIPALVFYISVAIGVHYMAVKQLPEGGVDIESRLEDLGEGYHPIVETIRFGVPFAVLLYTLGIAQWTVISSALYTCAAMVLTGSGLPILLSFVDDDADPVGTVRDAANNTVSGFKFGAVAIAPIAIIIAAVNGIVDLLNATGLPGKLSLAIVGVAGGLLLFTALLSMVVCLVLGLGMPTVAAYTIVALLIAPTLTGEFALDPVAAHFFVFYAAILSGITPPIAISVVVTAGIAGSNFWRTALEALKLGLPLFVLPFTFIYNPEIVTGGFGLTTAASGLVVLFGAIAITHGLNCAPRPFGISSPLSYGVRAVYVALGVAAMVWPGLLPRVGAVAAAILFIALQTQMAETTNIGHVAEGD; from the coding sequence ATGAGCGAGACCCAGAGCGAACCGCCCGTCTGGTCGCCATTTGATCTCCGACGGGAGCACCTGCTGAATAACTTCGTTACGGTCGTCGCCCTGCTTTTTTGGGCACGAGTCCTGCTCTACGCGCTCAATCAACAGGTTCCCCGGCCCAAATACGGCGTCGCCTTCCTCGCCGGCGGCGTCCTGATCTACGTCCTCGACGAACTCAGGACCCTCGAGAGAGGGAACCGTCTCGAGCGCCTCGGGCTGTGGATCTGTGCGGTCGTCGGCACTGCCGTGCCGGCGTACGTGTGGTTACACTACGATGTCCTCGAGACACAGCGGATCGGCTACGCCTTGGGATACGAGTACATCATCGGCGGCCTGTTCGGGCTCGTCGTCCTGTATTTGACCTACCGGTCGTTCGGAGCCGCCTTCGCGGGCGTCGTGATCGCATCGATCCTCTACGCCTACTTCGGGAACCTCATCACCGGACTGTTGAGCCACGGCGGGATCGCCGCCGAACAGATCATCAACGTCCTGACGATGGAGTTCGACGGCTTCTTCGGCTCGATCACGCAGGTCGTGGCCGTCAAAGTCGCGTTGTTCCTGCTCTACGCGGGACTGATGCGGGGCTACGGGGCGTTCGATTTGATCATGCGACTCTCGTTCCGGACGGCGAAGTACCTCCGGTCGGGCGTCGCCCAGTCGGCCGTGATCTCGAGCCTGATCGTCGGCTCGATCAACGGCGCTCAGACGGCCAACGCCGCGATGACCGGCTCCTTTACCATCCCGTTGATGAAGGAAAGCGGGATGCGGTCCGACTCGGCGGGCGGCATCGAAGCCGTCGCCTCCTCGGGGGGGCAGATCATGCCGCCGGTCATGGGTGCGGCCGCGTTCGTCATGGCCTCGCTCATTCCGAGCATCGGCTACGTCGACGTCCTCGTTGCGGGCGTCATTCCGGCGCTGGTGTTCTACATCTCCGTGGCCATCGGCGTCCACTACATGGCGGTCAAACAACTCCCCGAGGGCGGCGTCGATATCGAGAGTCGACTCGAGGACCTGGGCGAGGGATACCACCCGATCGTCGAGACGATCCGCTTCGGGGTCCCGTTCGCGGTCCTGCTGTACACGCTGGGGATCGCCCAGTGGACGGTCATCAGCTCCGCGCTGTACACCTGTGCAGCGATGGTCCTGACCGGCAGCGGGCTCCCCATCCTGCTGAGTTTCGTCGACGACGACGCGGATCCGGTCGGGACGGTCCGTGACGCTGCGAACAACACCGTCTCCGGATTCAAGTTCGGCGCCGTCGCCATCGCGCCGATCGCGATCATCATCGCGGCGGTCAACGGGATCGTCGACCTGCTGAACGCGACCGGCCTGCCCGGGAAGCTCTCGCTCGCGATCGTCGGCGTTGCCGGCGGTCTCCTCCTGTTCACGGCCCTTCTCTCGATGGTCGTCTGTCTCGTCCTCGGACTGGGAATGCCGACCGTCGCCGCGTACACGATCGTCGCCTTGTTGATCGCGCCGACGCTGACCGGCGAGTTCGCGCTGGATCCGGTCGCCGCGCACTTCTTCGTGTTCTACGCGGCGATCCTCTCGGGAATTACGCCACCGATCGCCATCTCGGTGGTAGTCACGGCCGGCATCGCCGGGTCGAACTTCTGGCGAACCGCGCTCGAGGCACTGAAACTCGGGCTGCCGCTGTTCGTCCTCCCGTTCACGTTCATCTACAACCCCGAGATCGTGACGGGCGGGTTCGGCCTCACGACCGCCGCCTCCGGCCTGGTCGTTCTGTTCGGTGCGATCGCGATCACTCACGGGCTCAACTGCGCGCCTCGCCCATTCGGCATCTCGTCGCCACTGAGTTACGGCGTGCGCGCAGTGTACGTCGCACTCGGCGTCGCCGCGATGGTGTGGCCGGGACTACTGCCCCGTGTCGGGGCAGTCGCAGCCGCGATACTGTTCATCGCGTTGCAGACACAGATGGCGGAGACGACGAACATCGGCCACGTCGCCGAAGGCGACTAA
- a CDS encoding CoA-transferase subunit beta → MEYTDTELMVTAAAEQLEDDDSVLVGIGVPNLACNLAKRNHAPNLEMIYESGTIGSNPSSLPLSVGDPVLASGAVGIESMLNGFSYYLQGGRIDVGFLGGAQVDKYGNINSTVIGDYEDPAVRLPGSGGACEIASNAHRTIIISPLEERRFPEAVDFVTSPGYLDAETERDDFGLRGGPDAVITDKAIMGFDDDGEMIVERLHPGVTEADVQAATGWEIQFVDDVERTREPTDEELRLIREELDPDGVYLD, encoded by the coding sequence ATGGAGTATACGGACACGGAACTCATGGTGACGGCGGCGGCGGAACAGCTCGAAGACGACGACTCGGTTCTGGTCGGAATCGGCGTCCCGAACCTGGCCTGTAACCTCGCGAAGCGCAACCACGCACCGAATCTCGAAATGATCTACGAGTCCGGGACGATCGGCTCGAACCCGAGTTCGCTTCCCCTGTCAGTCGGCGATCCGGTACTCGCCTCGGGCGCGGTCGGCATCGAATCGATGCTCAACGGCTTTTCGTATTACCTGCAGGGCGGTCGGATCGACGTCGGCTTCTTAGGCGGCGCGCAGGTCGACAAGTACGGCAACATCAACTCGACCGTGATCGGCGACTACGAGGATCCGGCGGTTCGGCTCCCCGGCAGTGGCGGGGCCTGCGAGATCGCCAGCAACGCCCACCGGACCATCATCATCTCACCGCTCGAGGAGCGACGGTTCCCCGAGGCGGTCGACTTCGTCACCAGCCCGGGCTATCTCGATGCCGAGACCGAGCGGGACGACTTCGGACTGCGTGGTGGACCGGACGCTGTCATCACCGACAAGGCCATTATGGGGTTCGACGACGACGGCGAGATGATCGTCGAGCGCCTCCATCCGGGCGTCACCGAAGCCGACGTGCAGGCGGCCACCGGCTGGGAGATCCAGTTCGTTGACGACGTCGAACGAACGCGGGAACCGACCGACGAGGAACTCCGGTTGATCCGCGAGGAACTCGACCCCGACGGCGTCTACCTCGACTGA